The following coding sequences lie in one Isoptericola variabilis 225 genomic window:
- a CDS encoding MBL fold metallo-hydrolase — protein sequence MRLTSYGHSCVRLDGGATRVVVDPGTYADAAGALEGATAVLVTHEHPDHVDTGALVPALHADPALEVWGTHGAVALLTGAGAPERVHAVAPGETLQLADARVTVGGGLHAVIHPRLERIENRTYLVELDGAVVHHPGDSFDLPPGSVDVLLVPVAAPWLKLAEAVDHTLAASARLVVPVHDAPLSEVGHGLVAKFLDTARLGGEHEYRRLRAGESLDV from the coding sequence GTGCGCCTGACGTCCTACGGACACTCGTGCGTCCGGCTCGACGGCGGAGCGACGCGCGTCGTCGTCGACCCCGGCACGTACGCCGACGCCGCCGGCGCGCTCGAGGGCGCGACCGCGGTCCTCGTCACGCACGAGCACCCCGACCACGTCGACACCGGCGCCCTCGTGCCCGCGCTGCACGCCGACCCCGCCCTGGAGGTCTGGGGCACGCACGGCGCGGTCGCGCTCCTGACCGGCGCCGGCGCCCCCGAGCGGGTGCACGCCGTAGCGCCGGGGGAGACGCTCCAGCTCGCCGACGCGCGCGTGACGGTGGGCGGCGGCCTGCACGCCGTCATCCACCCCCGGCTCGAGCGGATCGAGAACCGCACCTACCTCGTCGAGCTCGACGGCGCCGTCGTGCACCACCCGGGGGACTCGTTCGACCTGCCGCCGGGCTCGGTCGACGTCCTGCTCGTGCCGGTCGCCGCGCCGTGGCTCAAGCTCGCCGAGGCCGTCGACCACACGCTGGCCGCGAGCGCCCGCCTGGTCGTGCCGGTCCACGACGCGCCGCTGTCGGAGGTAGGGCACGGGCTGGTGGCGAAGTTCCTCGACACCGCGCGCCTGGGCGGCGAGCACGAGTACCGCCGGCTGCGGGCGGGGGAGTCGCTCGACGTCTGA
- a CDS encoding MerR family transcriptional regulator — translation MNSSGEASAPAPGVSVPHGAQGLLFGEDLTEQDAGTGYRGTTACRVAGITYRQLDYWARTGLVEPSIRPATGSGTHRLYSFRDILVLKVVKRLLDTGVSLQQIRSAVTHLRERGVEDLAQITLMSDGASVYECTSPDEVVDLVQGGQGVFGIAVGRVWREIEGTLSDMPTESLDEAEAVASHEGDELAARRRARTAG, via the coding sequence GTGAACAGCAGCGGTGAGGCAAGCGCCCCGGCGCCGGGCGTCTCGGTGCCGCACGGCGCGCAGGGGCTCCTCTTCGGCGAGGACCTCACGGAGCAGGACGCCGGCACCGGCTACCGCGGCACGACCGCGTGCCGCGTCGCGGGCATCACGTACCGCCAGCTCGACTACTGGGCGCGCACCGGCCTCGTCGAGCCGTCGATCCGGCCAGCCACCGGCTCCGGGACGCACCGGCTCTACAGCTTCCGCGACATCCTCGTGCTCAAGGTCGTCAAGCGGCTCCTCGACACCGGCGTCTCCCTGCAGCAGATCCGCAGCGCGGTGACGCACCTGCGCGAGCGCGGCGTCGAGGACCTCGCGCAGATCACGCTCATGAGCGACGGCGCCTCGGTGTACGAGTGCACGTCGCCCGACGAGGTCGTCGACCTGGTGCAGGGCGGCCAGGGCGTCTTCGGCATCGCCGTCGGCCGCGTCTGGCGCGAGATCGAGGGCACCCTGTCGGACATGCCGACCGAGTCGCTCGACGAGGCGGAGGCCGTCGCGAGCCACGAGGGCGACGAGCTCGCCGCCCGCCGCCGCGCCCGCACCGCCGGCTGA
- a CDS encoding bifunctional nuclease family protein produces the protein MVPVEVLGVRQQAHDQEIVVLLLDTAADLAVPIVIGAREASAIAMAQAGLVTPRPMTHDLLRDLLGAVGVQLERVEIVALDGGIFFAELVLSNGVRLDSRASDAIALAVRTDSPVLCSAEIIAAAGVEVVDVEQQREVERFRDFLDHVNPEDFTDPSGAGPPGEGPEEPRPGDGPDDTQP, from the coding sequence ATGGTCCCGGTGGAGGTTCTCGGCGTCCGGCAGCAGGCGCACGACCAGGAGATCGTCGTCCTGCTGCTCGACACCGCGGCCGACCTCGCCGTGCCCATCGTCATCGGCGCCCGCGAGGCGTCCGCCATCGCCATGGCGCAGGCCGGCCTGGTCACGCCCCGGCCCATGACCCACGACCTCCTGCGGGACCTGCTCGGCGCCGTCGGCGTCCAGCTCGAGCGGGTCGAGATCGTCGCGCTCGACGGGGGCATCTTCTTCGCCGAGCTCGTGCTCTCCAACGGCGTGCGGCTCGACTCGCGCGCGTCCGACGCGATCGCCCTGGCCGTGCGCACCGACAGCCCCGTGCTGTGCTCGGCGGAGATCATCGCCGCCGCGGGGGTCGAGGTGGTCGACGTCGAGCAGCAGCGGGAGGTCGAGCGGTTCCGCGACTTCCTCGACCACGTCAACCCCGAGGACTTCACCGACCCGAGCGGGGCCGGACCACCGGGCGAGGGTCCGGAGGAGCCGCGCCCCGGCGACGGACCGGACGACACGCAACCGTGA
- a CDS encoding MerR family transcriptional regulator yields the protein MTSAHAARDPEPRSPEAPEPWPRGISRQATMRISDVLAQLGPEFPSISHSKLRFLEEQGLIDPVRTPSGYRQYSPADVERLRFVLTEQRDSYLPLKVIKERLAAMDAGEPAPGPAPRLADGAADDGSSARRRWTAESLAEATGTSTELVQQLVMAGVLRPGPGGWFEAGAADVVRIVARLAEYGIEPRHLRPLRTSADRHVGLVDQLVAPYRKQQTPSARAQAATLGAEVGELLARLHTAWVRQGVADLG from the coding sequence GTGACGTCCGCGCACGCGGCGCGGGACCCGGAGCCGCGCAGCCCGGAGGCACCCGAGCCGTGGCCGCGCGGGATCTCCCGCCAGGCCACGATGCGCATCTCCGACGTGCTGGCGCAGCTCGGACCCGAGTTCCCGTCGATCTCGCACTCCAAGCTGCGGTTCCTCGAGGAGCAGGGGCTCATCGACCCCGTGCGCACGCCGTCGGGGTACCGCCAGTACAGCCCGGCCGACGTCGAGCGCCTGCGGTTCGTCCTGACCGAGCAGCGCGACTCCTACCTGCCGCTGAAGGTCATCAAGGAGCGGCTCGCCGCGATGGACGCGGGGGAGCCCGCACCGGGGCCCGCGCCGCGCCTGGCCGACGGCGCCGCGGACGACGGGTCGTCGGCCCGGCGCCGCTGGACCGCCGAGTCGCTCGCCGAGGCGACCGGCACGAGCACCGAGCTCGTGCAGCAGCTCGTGATGGCCGGGGTGCTGCGCCCCGGCCCGGGCGGCTGGTTCGAGGCGGGGGCCGCCGACGTCGTGCGGATCGTGGCCCGGCTGGCCGAGTACGGCATCGAGCCGCGTCACCTGCGCCCGCTGCGCACGTCCGCGGACCGGCACGTCGGCCTCGTCGACCAGCTCGTGGCCCCGTACCGCAAGCAGCAGACCCCGTCGGCGCGCGCCCAGGCCGCCACGCTCGGCGCCGAGGTCGGCGAGCTCCTCGCACGCCTGCACACCGCGTGGGTGCGCCAGGGCGTGGCCGACCTCGGCTGA
- a CDS encoding FHA domain-containing protein has protein sequence MTDPRALPPHQAGADTTAHLGRIGAPAEEQVHRIPLTAEEAAAVAALPRHSALLVVQYGSGAVGERFLLDTDRAVAGRSANADIFLDDVTVSRKHAEFVREGDRFVVRDIGSLNGTYVNRVRIDAATLTTGDEVQIGKFRMSFHASPQAPRDTQAPLP, from the coding sequence ATGACGGACCCCCGTGCTCTCCCGCCGCACCAGGCGGGCGCCGACACCACGGCGCACCTCGGTCGCATCGGCGCGCCCGCGGAGGAGCAGGTCCACCGGATCCCGTTGACGGCGGAGGAGGCGGCGGCGGTCGCGGCGCTCCCGCGGCACTCGGCGCTGCTCGTCGTGCAGTACGGGTCCGGCGCCGTCGGCGAACGGTTCCTGCTCGACACCGACCGTGCGGTCGCGGGCCGCAGCGCCAACGCCGACATCTTCCTCGACGACGTCACCGTCTCGCGCAAGCACGCGGAGTTCGTCCGCGAGGGCGATCGGTTCGTCGTGCGCGACATCGGGTCGCTCAACGGGACCTACGTCAACCGCGTCCGGATCGACGCGGCGACCCTCACCACGGGCGACGAGGTGCAGATCGGCAAGTTCCGCATGTCGTTCCACGCGAGCCCGCAGGCGCCGCGGGACACGCAGGCGCCCCTGCCGTGA
- a CDS encoding DUF881 domain-containing protein — translation MTADDDTAAPAPRDPHDDARTDPDTPAPAAAAEDDAPADPDAATPVPGDEPAPGEEPVVGEEPVDGAPQGAAEAVPEDNAPADEYDAPAGAAARPSTGPTPAEPAAAPAASAARASGWRRLGEALRPRLTRSQLLAGVLCAALGFALVVQVQQSASDQLSSARQDDLVRLLDEVTQRADRLDEEVARLEATRDDLASGTGQAQAALELARERAASEGILSGRLPAEGPGVEISIADPGRGLTASQLFNVLEELRNAGAEAVELNGLRLVTSSWFVDRDGVIVVDDQELSPPYEWVAIGDPATISPALEIPGGAFATVRNRGASVTLVSHDRVEVTAVREPREPRFARPVESAD, via the coding sequence ATGACCGCAGACGACGACACCGCCGCCCCCGCGCCGCGCGACCCGCACGACGACGCCCGCACCGACCCGGACACGCCGGCGCCCGCCGCCGCCGCGGAGGACGACGCTCCGGCCGACCCCGACGCCGCGACGCCGGTGCCCGGTGACGAGCCGGCTCCCGGCGAGGAGCCGGTGGTGGGCGAGGAGCCGGTGGACGGCGCGCCGCAGGGCGCTGCCGAGGCCGTCCCCGAGGACAACGCGCCGGCGGACGAGTACGACGCGCCGGCGGGCGCCGCGGCGCGGCCCTCGACCGGGCCGACGCCGGCCGAGCCGGCCGCGGCCCCGGCCGCGAGCGCCGCCCGGGCGAGCGGGTGGCGCCGGCTGGGGGAGGCGCTGCGCCCGCGGCTGACTCGTTCGCAGCTGCTGGCCGGCGTGCTGTGCGCCGCCCTCGGGTTCGCGCTCGTGGTGCAGGTGCAGCAGTCGGCGTCGGACCAGCTGTCGTCGGCGCGCCAGGACGACCTGGTGCGCCTGCTGGACGAGGTGACGCAGCGGGCCGACCGGCTCGACGAGGAGGTCGCGCGGCTCGAGGCGACGCGCGACGACCTGGCGTCGGGCACGGGTCAGGCGCAGGCGGCGCTCGAGCTGGCCCGGGAGCGCGCCGCGTCGGAGGGCATCCTGTCGGGGCGGCTGCCGGCCGAGGGACCGGGGGTCGAGATCTCGATCGCAGACCCGGGCCGGGGCCTGACGGCCTCCCAGCTGTTCAACGTGCTCGAGGAGCTGCGCAACGCCGGCGCGGAGGCGGTCGAGCTCAACGGGCTGCGGCTCGTGACGTCGTCGTGGTTCGTGGACCGCGACGGCGTGATCGTGGTCGACGACCAGGAGCTGTCGCCGCCCTACGAGTGGGTCGCGATCGGCGACCCGGCGACGATCAGCCCGGCGCTGGAGATCCCGGGCGGCGCGTTCGCGACGGTGCGCAACCGCGGTGCGAGCGTGACGCTGGTCTCGCACGACCGGGTCGAGGTCACGGCGGTGCGCGAGCCGCGCGAGCCGCGGTTCGCGCGCCCGGTGGAGTCGGCCGACTGA
- a CDS encoding small basic family protein, whose product MIAVVGLVIGVVAGLVLQPTVPVALQPYLPIAVVAALDALFGGLRALLDGLFDDKVFLVSFLSNVLVAAFIVFLGDQLGVGSQLSTAVVVVLGIRIFSNAAAIRRHLFKA is encoded by the coding sequence ATGATCGCCGTCGTCGGGCTCGTGATCGGTGTCGTCGCCGGCCTCGTGCTGCAGCCGACGGTCCCGGTGGCGTTGCAGCCGTACCTGCCGATCGCCGTCGTGGCGGCGCTCGACGCGCTGTTCGGCGGCCTGCGCGCCCTGCTGGACGGGCTGTTCGACGACAAGGTGTTCCTGGTCTCGTTCCTGTCGAACGTGCTCGTCGCGGCGTTCATCGTGTTCCTCGGCGACCAGTTGGGCGTGGGCTCGCAGCTGTCGACCGCGGTGGTCGTGGTGCTGGGCATCCGGATCTTCTCGAACGCGGCGGCGATCCGCCGGCACCTGTTCAAGGCCTGA
- a CDS encoding DUF881 domain-containing protein, which produces MTAPAPARPGGRPRPDASMTLLVEVMERPLDPAYAEAAARRRAVREGRAPDRRSPVGVVLLVLVAILLGLMTASAARQLRVPQEGVAEARALLEDEIAARSAQAEALQARSATLSDEIEALQRATLARDPVLAEQLRLDGLVNGSRAVRGPGLVVTLTDGGGGLTDGDGEPGSRVQYTDVRTVVNALWAAGAEAVSVDGQRLTSVSAIRNAGDAILVDLVPLPGPTYTIRAIGDPQAMQAAYARSDAPTYLQLLASGYGIESSVTAAEDLELPGVGTQQLRSAEPLSDALPSPSGTATEEVSP; this is translated from the coding sequence GTGACGGCGCCCGCCCCGGCACGGCCCGGCGGCCGGCCGCGCCCCGACGCGTCGATGACGCTGCTCGTGGAGGTCATGGAGCGCCCGCTCGACCCCGCGTACGCCGAGGCCGCGGCCCGGCGACGGGCCGTCCGGGAGGGCCGCGCGCCCGACCGCCGCAGCCCGGTCGGCGTCGTGCTGCTCGTGCTCGTCGCGATCCTCCTCGGCCTCATGACCGCGAGCGCCGCGCGTCAGCTGAGGGTGCCGCAGGAGGGCGTGGCGGAGGCGCGGGCGCTGCTCGAGGACGAGATCGCGGCACGCTCGGCGCAGGCGGAGGCCCTGCAGGCCCGCAGCGCGACGCTCAGCGACGAGATCGAGGCGCTGCAGCGGGCGACGCTCGCGCGCGACCCGGTGCTGGCCGAGCAGCTGCGCCTGGACGGGCTGGTCAACGGGTCGCGGGCCGTGCGGGGCCCGGGCCTGGTGGTGACGCTGACCGACGGTGGCGGCGGACTGACCGACGGCGACGGGGAGCCGGGCTCGCGCGTGCAGTACACGGACGTGCGGACCGTGGTGAACGCGCTGTGGGCGGCCGGGGCGGAGGCGGTCTCGGTCGACGGGCAGCGGCTGACGTCGGTGTCGGCGATCCGCAACGCGGGGGACGCGATCCTGGTGGACCTGGTGCCGCTGCCCGGGCCGACGTACACGATCCGGGCGATCGGCGACCCGCAGGCGATGCAGGCCGCGTACGCTCGCTCCGACGCCCCGACGTACCTGCAGCTGCTGGCGTCCGGCTACGGCATCGAGTCGAGCGTGACCGCGGCCGAGGACCTGGAGCTGCCGGGCGTGGGGACGCAGCAGCTGCGCAGCGCGGAGCCGCTGTCGGACGCCCTGCCCAGCCCCAGTGGCACCGCAACCGAGGAGGTAAGCCCATGA
- a CDS encoding CDP-alcohol phosphatidyltransferase family protein → MQAGQEVRSTVFTIPNVISLVRLALVPVFAVLIVAGHDVWALVVLAVSGFTDWLDGVLARRLDQVSKLGQMLDPAADRLFILVTLVGLAWREIVPLWLVVVIAARDLMLAVLLPVLARHGYGPLEVSFVGKAGTFALLYAFPLLLLAEAPGALGAVAHVVGWAFTWWGIGLYWLAGLQYVAQTRRLVAQEGAR, encoded by the coding sequence GTGCAGGCAGGGCAGGAGGTCCGCTCCACGGTCTTCACGATCCCGAACGTCATCAGTCTCGTGCGCCTGGCGCTCGTGCCGGTCTTCGCGGTCCTCATCGTCGCCGGTCACGACGTGTGGGCGCTCGTCGTCCTCGCGGTCTCCGGGTTCACCGACTGGCTCGACGGCGTGCTGGCGCGCCGTCTGGACCAGGTGAGCAAGCTCGGGCAGATGCTCGACCCCGCGGCCGACCGCCTGTTCATCCTCGTCACGCTCGTGGGCCTGGCCTGGCGCGAGATCGTGCCGCTGTGGCTCGTGGTGGTGATCGCGGCGCGCGACCTCATGCTCGCGGTGCTGCTGCCGGTGCTCGCGCGGCACGGCTACGGCCCGCTCGAGGTGAGCTTCGTGGGCAAGGCGGGCACGTTCGCGCTGCTGTACGCGTTCCCGCTGCTGCTGCTCGCGGAGGCGCCGGGCGCGCTCGGTGCGGTCGCGCACGTCGTCGGCTGGGCGTTCACGTGGTGGGGCATCGGCCTGTACTGGCTCGCGGGCCTGCAGTACGTGGCCCAGACCCGCCGGCTGGTCGCGCAGGAGGGCGCGCGGTGA
- a CDS encoding DEAD/DEAH box helicase: protein MSTSETTLPTDVTFTDLALPAPLQAAVDDLGFTTPSPIQARAIPALLSGRDITGVAQTGTGKTAAFGLPLLAAVDPAASVAGGHVQALVLTPTRELAIQVADAIESFATHLPGLRVLSVYGGAPYVPQQRALRDGVHVVVGTPGRVMDHMERGALSLDAVRFLVLDEADEMLRMGFAEDVEKIFGQAPERRQVALFSATMPPAIRTVAETHLTDPVEITVSRQSSTTTNVEQSYAIVPFRHKVGSLVRVLATSDADATIVFTRTRAAAEEVGAALVERGISASTISGDVAQKERERIVERLRSGALDVLVATDVAARGLDVDRIGLVVNFDIPREAEAYVHRIGRTGRAGRTGKALSFVTPHERGKLKHIERTIRAELTEVEIPSPKDVSEHRARRMLDAVAARREAGRLDLYAQMLSERTGGAEPSEVLEVAAALLALAVGDDGPRQRAEQEEFERQRAEARGGRTRETHRAEREDREGDRTHRHPRADRPERGDRRRRDHDDRSGIRRPAAGTRYRLAVGHTHGVQPRGIVGALTNEGGLTGADIGKIDIFGSFSLVDITTPLDTATMDRIGRAHVAGKQLRIAVDKGAPERRAPRTERRPAHSS, encoded by the coding sequence ATGAGCACCTCTGAGACGACCCTGCCCACCGACGTCACGTTCACCGACCTCGCCCTGCCCGCACCGCTGCAGGCCGCCGTCGACGACCTCGGCTTCACCACCCCGTCGCCCATCCAGGCCCGGGCCATCCCCGCCCTGCTGTCCGGGCGCGACATCACCGGCGTCGCCCAGACCGGCACCGGCAAGACCGCCGCGTTCGGCCTGCCCCTGCTGGCCGCCGTCGACCCCGCCGCCAGCGTGGCGGGCGGCCACGTCCAGGCCCTCGTCCTCACGCCGACGCGCGAGCTCGCCATCCAGGTCGCCGACGCGATCGAGTCCTTCGCGACCCACCTGCCCGGCCTGCGCGTCCTGTCCGTGTACGGCGGCGCGCCGTACGTGCCCCAGCAGCGCGCCCTGCGCGACGGCGTCCACGTCGTCGTCGGCACCCCCGGCCGCGTCATGGACCACATGGAGCGCGGTGCGCTCTCCCTCGACGCCGTGCGCTTCCTCGTGCTCGACGAGGCCGACGAGATGCTCCGCATGGGCTTCGCCGAGGACGTCGAGAAGATCTTCGGCCAGGCGCCCGAGCGCCGGCAGGTCGCGCTCTTCTCCGCGACCATGCCCCCCGCCATCCGCACCGTCGCCGAGACGCACCTGACCGACCCCGTCGAGATCACCGTCTCCCGGCAGTCCAGCACCACCACCAACGTCGAGCAGTCGTACGCGATCGTGCCGTTCCGCCACAAGGTCGGCTCGCTCGTCCGCGTGCTCGCGACCTCCGATGCCGACGCCACCATCGTCTTCACGCGCACCCGTGCTGCCGCCGAGGAGGTCGGCGCCGCGCTCGTCGAGCGCGGCATCTCCGCCTCCACCATCTCCGGCGACGTCGCGCAGAAGGAGCGCGAGCGCATCGTCGAGCGCCTCCGCTCGGGAGCCCTCGACGTCCTCGTCGCCACCGACGTCGCCGCCCGCGGGCTCGACGTCGACCGCATCGGCCTCGTCGTCAACTTCGACATCCCCCGCGAGGCCGAGGCCTACGTGCACCGCATCGGCCGCACCGGCCGCGCCGGGCGCACCGGCAAGGCCCTGTCGTTCGTCACCCCGCACGAGCGCGGCAAGCTCAAGCACATCGAGCGCACCATCCGCGCCGAGCTCACCGAGGTCGAGATCCCCTCCCCCAAGGACGTCTCCGAGCACCGCGCCCGCCGCATGCTCGACGCCGTCGCCGCCCGCCGCGAGGCCGGCCGCCTCGACCTGTACGCCCAGATGCTCTCCGAGCGCACCGGCGGCGCCGAGCCGTCCGAGGTCCTCGAGGTCGCGGCGGCGCTCCTGGCGCTCGCGGTCGGCGACGACGGCCCTCGCCAGCGCGCCGAGCAGGAGGAGTTCGAGCGCCAGCGCGCCGAGGCCCGCGGCGGCCGCACGCGCGAGACGCACCGTGCCGAGCGCGAGGACCGCGAGGGCGACCGCACGCACCGGCACCCGCGGGCGGACCGTCCCGAGCGGGGCGACCGCCGTCGGCGCGACCACGACGACCGGTCCGGCATCCGCCGGCCCGCGGCGGGCACCCGCTACCGGCTCGCCGTCGGGCACACGCACGGCGTGCAGCCGCGCGGCATCGTCGGCGCGCTGACGAACGAGGGCGGCCTCACGGGCGCCGACATCGGCAAGATCGACATCTTCGGCAGCTTCTCGCTCGTCGACATCACGACGCCGCTCGACACGGCCACCATGGACCGCATCGGTCGGGCGCACGTGGCCGGCAAGCAGCTGCGAATCGCGGTCGACAAGGGCGCGCCCGAGCGCCGCGCCCCGCGCACCGAGCGCCGCCCCGCGCACAGCAGCTGA
- a CDS encoding PH domain-containing protein: MSAERRTSDRYRTFRPFWGRVAAWFVGAIAVGGSLFVGLTARGPIGAQPASRASFVAFAVLAALLLWRVAGVHASPSPAGLVVRNVVYTRRLAWPEIVAVRFSGNDAWVRLDLADGGTLAVMGIQRSDGERGMAEARRLLELVRTHGEAPDRL, translated from the coding sequence ATGAGCGCCGAGCGTCGCACCTCCGACCGGTACCGCACGTTCCGCCCGTTCTGGGGCCGGGTCGCCGCCTGGTTCGTCGGCGCGATCGCCGTCGGCGGCTCGCTGTTCGTGGGACTGACGGCCCGAGGACCGATCGGGGCGCAGCCGGCGAGCCGCGCGTCCTTCGTGGCGTTCGCCGTCCTCGCCGCACTGCTGCTGTGGCGCGTCGCAGGCGTGCACGCGAGCCCCAGCCCCGCAGGGCTGGTGGTGCGCAACGTCGTCTACACGCGGCGCCTGGCGTGGCCGGAGATCGTCGCCGTCCGGTTCAGCGGCAACGACGCGTGGGTCAGGCTCGACCTCGCCGACGGCGGCACGCTCGCCGTCATGGGCATCCAGCGGTCCGACGGCGAGCGTGGCATGGCCGAGGCGCGTCGGCTGCTCGAACTCGTGCGCACGCACGGTGAGGCGCCGGACCGCCTCTAG
- the hisG gene encoding ATP phosphoribosyltransferase, translated as MLRIAVPNKGSLSGPATDMLREAGYRQRRDTRELVLADADNGVEFFFLRPRDVAVYVGSGTVDVGITGRDLLLDSAADAVEHLPLGFATSTFRFAAPAGTVTEVEQIAGKRVASSYTTLVADHLGRLGVEPSAIVHLDGAVESSVRLGVADVIADVVETGTTLRAAGLEVFGEPILRSEAVLIRRSGDSEPEGLDVLTRRLQGVITAREYVLLDYDVPIELVDKAVAVTPGFESPTVSPLHNGESAAVRAMVRRSETNRVMDALYEIGARGILVTSIHACRL; from the coding sequence GTGCTCCGCATCGCCGTCCCGAACAAGGGCTCGCTGTCCGGGCCCGCCACCGACATGCTGCGCGAGGCGGGCTACCGCCAGCGCCGCGACACCCGCGAGCTCGTGCTCGCCGACGCCGACAACGGCGTCGAGTTCTTCTTCCTGCGTCCGCGCGACGTCGCCGTCTACGTCGGGTCGGGCACGGTCGACGTCGGCATCACCGGCCGGGACCTGCTCCTGGACTCCGCGGCCGACGCCGTCGAGCACCTCCCGCTCGGCTTCGCGACGTCCACCTTCCGGTTCGCCGCGCCGGCCGGCACGGTCACCGAGGTGGAGCAGATCGCGGGCAAGCGCGTGGCGTCGTCGTACACGACCCTCGTCGCGGACCACCTGGGGCGCCTCGGCGTCGAGCCGAGCGCGATCGTCCACCTCGACGGCGCCGTGGAGAGCTCGGTGCGGCTGGGCGTCGCGGACGTCATCGCCGATGTCGTCGAGACCGGCACGACGCTGCGCGCGGCCGGCCTCGAGGTCTTCGGCGAGCCGATCCTGCGGTCCGAGGCGGTGCTCATCCGCCGGTCCGGCGACAGCGAGCCCGAGGGCCTCGACGTGCTCACGCGTCGGCTCCAGGGCGTGATCACCGCGCGCGAGTACGTGCTGTTGGACTACGACGTGCCGATCGAGCTGGTCGACAAGGCCGTCGCCGTGACGCCCGGCTTCGAGTCGCCCACCGTCTCGCCGCTGCACAACGGCGAGTCGGCGGCCGTCCGCGCGATGGTGCGCCGCTCCGAGACGAACCGCGTCATGGACGCCCTCTACGAGATCGGTGCGCGCGGGATCCTCGTCACGTCCATCCACGCGTGCCGCCTCTGA
- a CDS encoding phosphoribosyl-ATP diphosphatase gives MKTFESLFAELSEKAVTRPAGSGTVAQLDAGVHAIGKKIVEEAAEVWMAAEYESDRAAAEEISQLLYHVQVLMVAKGLTLEDVYAHL, from the coding sequence GTGAAGACCTTCGAGTCCCTGTTCGCCGAGCTGTCCGAGAAGGCGGTGACCCGTCCCGCAGGGTCGGGGACCGTGGCGCAGCTGGACGCCGGCGTGCACGCGATCGGGAAGAAGATCGTCGAGGAGGCCGCCGAGGTGTGGATGGCCGCCGAGTACGAGTCCGACCGGGCCGCCGCCGAGGAGATCTCGCAGCTGCTGTACCACGTGCAGGTGCTCATGGTCGCCAAGGGGCTCACGCTGGAGGACGTGTACGCGCATCTGTGA